A portion of the Rhinolophus sinicus isolate RSC01 linkage group LG03, ASM3656204v1, whole genome shotgun sequence genome contains these proteins:
- the LOC141570759 gene encoding uncharacterized protein LOC141570759, giving the protein MEPLPAAPPARGTSKGGSAPRATTPSGPAPSLPPRWGPQKNRATPRPGPTSSQAPASFLPAPASCFPAPARPPAAPSLCRRRPLHHTSSSWRWRRVRSPPPPPPYHVPHPGLRHRETRSQPAWVGAQRPARARRPQDQSAALRPGRDTTPSRPGHRAPAGPARLFRAQALLPSRRD; this is encoded by the exons ATGGAGCCTCTGCCCGCAGCTCCGCCTGCACGAGGGACAAGCAAAGGCGGGTCGGCGCCGCGGGCTACGACCCCGAGTGGCCCAGCCCCTTCCCTTCCGCCCCGCTGGGGGCCGCAAAAAAATAGGGCCA CGCCGCGCCCGGGACCTACTTCCTCGCAGGCGCCTGCGTCCTTCTTGCCGGCGCCTGCGTCCTGCTTTCcagcgcccgcccgcccgcccgccgccccAAGCCTGTGCCGCCGCCGCCCGCTGCACCACACGTCCTCTAGCTGGCGGTGGAGGCGCGTACGGtcaccgccaccgccgccgccgtaCCACGTTCCCCACCCGGGGCTGCGTCACCGGGAGACACGTTCCCAGCCAGCGTGGGTCGGCGCCCAGCGGCCAGCCCGAGCGCGCCGGCCGCAGGACCAGAGTGCCGCCCTGAGGCCTGGTCGGGACACGACACCCTCCCGGCCGGGCCACCGCGCCCCCGCTGGCCCAGCACGTCTTTTCAGGGCCCAGGCTTTACTACCCTCTCGCAGAGATTAG